A genomic segment from Brucella pseudogrignonensis encodes:
- a CDS encoding extracellular solute-binding protein, which yields MHGDVALPADFTHFPYANPDAPKGGTLRMGVVGTFDSLNPFVLKSMRTTARGLFGDQDFGNLVYETLMQRSRDEPFTLYGLLAEKVAVDPERKWVEFTLNPKAKWSDGEPVTVDDVLFTYEILTEKGRPPFNNRMSRIDKIEKTGERSVRFNFNEQSDREFPMLIAGTMPVLPKHAIDPATFGNSTLKPPVGSGPYIVSSVQPGQRIIYKHNPDYWGKDLAVRRGFDNFDIFSIEYYRNETALFESFKKGLLDVFIDANPTRWEKSYNFPAVEQGKVVKENFEKGTPANMLGFVFNTRRPVFEDPRVRQALGLLFDFEWANRNLFADQYKRLQSFWEGSELSSIGKPADARERELLAPFPKAVRNDVMEGTWHPSTTDGTGHDRGPAKQAYELLTEAGFSFEHGKAIDPSGKPLQFEIMTRSPDEEKVALAYKRNLARLGIDVAIRSADDAQYQQRLQTFDYDMILGALTGSLSPGNEQWQRWGSASRDAQGSFNYPGVADPAVDAMIEAMLAAREREDFVSAVRALDRILISGNYYIPLYYLPYQWVARWDQIGHPGKASLYGYQLPTWWKVTP from the coding sequence ATGCACGGTGATGTGGCCCTGCCCGCTGACTTTACGCATTTCCCATACGCCAACCCCGATGCGCCGAAAGGTGGAACGCTCAGAATGGGCGTTGTTGGCACTTTCGATAGCCTCAATCCATTTGTGCTGAAAAGCATGCGCACAACAGCACGCGGGTTGTTTGGTGATCAAGACTTTGGCAATCTTGTCTACGAAACGCTGATGCAGCGCTCCCGCGATGAACCTTTCACGCTTTATGGATTGTTAGCAGAGAAAGTCGCCGTTGACCCTGAACGCAAATGGGTCGAATTCACCCTTAATCCAAAAGCCAAATGGTCTGATGGCGAGCCTGTCACTGTGGATGACGTGCTCTTCACCTATGAGATTCTCACTGAAAAGGGCCGCCCGCCCTTCAACAATCGCATGAGCCGCATCGACAAGATCGAAAAGACCGGCGAACGCTCGGTGCGATTTAATTTTAATGAGCAATCTGATCGTGAATTTCCAATGCTGATTGCCGGAACGATGCCCGTTCTGCCAAAGCACGCCATTGATCCGGCTACCTTTGGTAATTCCACGCTTAAACCACCTGTTGGCAGTGGGCCTTATATTGTGTCGAGCGTCCAACCCGGCCAGCGGATCATTTACAAACATAATCCCGATTATTGGGGCAAAGACCTGGCCGTCCGTCGCGGCTTCGATAATTTCGATATATTCAGCATCGAGTATTATCGCAATGAGACCGCGTTGTTTGAGTCTTTCAAGAAGGGGCTTCTTGACGTTTTCATTGACGCAAACCCAACCCGCTGGGAAAAATCTTATAATTTCCCCGCCGTGGAACAGGGCAAAGTCGTTAAGGAAAATTTTGAAAAAGGCACACCAGCCAACATGCTGGGATTTGTCTTCAACACGCGACGCCCGGTGTTTGAAGATCCACGTGTCAGGCAAGCACTCGGCCTTCTGTTTGATTTCGAATGGGCTAACCGAAATCTCTTTGCCGATCAATACAAGCGATTGCAGAGCTTCTGGGAAGGCTCGGAACTGTCATCCATTGGCAAGCCCGCTGATGCGCGTGAACGTGAATTGCTTGCTCCTTTTCCCAAAGCGGTGCGCAACGATGTCATGGAAGGCACTTGGCATCCGTCTACCACTGATGGCACAGGCCATGATCGCGGACCGGCCAAACAGGCTTATGAACTTTTAACTGAAGCTGGCTTTTCTTTTGAACACGGCAAAGCAATCGACCCGTCCGGCAAGCCTTTGCAGTTTGAAATCATGACGCGTTCGCCAGATGAGGAAAAAGTAGCGCTGGCCTATAAGCGCAATCTTGCACGTCTTGGCATTGATGTGGCAATCAGAAGCGCCGACGATGCACAATACCAGCAGCGGCTGCAAACCTTCGATTATGACATGATCCTTGGAGCTTTGACTGGATCTCTATCCCCCGGCAATGAGCAATGGCAGCGCTGGGGTTCTGCATCGCGTGATGCACAGGGGAGCTTCAACTACCCGGGCGTCGCAGATCCAGCGGTGGATGCCATGATCGAAGCGATGCTCGCAGCGCGTGAGCGTGAGGATTTCGTTAGTGCCGTGCGCGCACTCGACCGCATTCTCATATCAGGCAATTACTACATCCCCCTGTATTATCTACCTTATCAGTGGGTTGCGCGTTGGGACCAGATCGGTCATCCGGGCAAGGCTTCGCTTTACGGTTATCAGTTACCAACATGGTGGAAAGTCACCCCCTAA
- a CDS encoding DsbA family protein produces MTGRKITIDVVSDVVCPWCFVGKKRLEQALELAPEVDAEVRWRPYQLDPAIPAQGKDRQAYMREKFGTGSKIDDIHKQLVELGEENDIVFDFDAITRAPNTLDAHRIIHWAAQAGPGLQDKLVGRLFSLYFEQGQDIGDHDVLVDAAASVGMEAPIVARLLQSDADKDAIREEIDTANRIGVRGVPCFIIDQKYAVMGAQSASALADAIQQTAEGFEPGISEDR; encoded by the coding sequence ATGACCGGAAGAAAAATCACCATCGACGTTGTGTCTGATGTCGTTTGCCCCTGGTGTTTCGTGGGAAAAAAAAGGCTTGAACAGGCACTTGAATTAGCGCCTGAGGTTGATGCTGAAGTGCGCTGGCGTCCTTACCAGCTCGATCCGGCAATTCCTGCACAAGGCAAGGATCGCCAAGCCTATATGCGCGAAAAATTCGGTACGGGTTCTAAGATTGACGACATTCACAAACAGCTTGTGGAGCTTGGTGAAGAAAACGACATCGTTTTTGATTTTGACGCAATCACCCGTGCGCCCAATACTCTCGATGCGCATCGCATAATCCATTGGGCTGCACAGGCTGGTCCGGGATTGCAAGACAAGCTGGTCGGCAGACTGTTCTCGCTCTATTTTGAGCAAGGGCAGGATATTGGCGATCACGATGTGCTTGTTGATGCTGCTGCAAGTGTCGGCATGGAAGCGCCCATCGTCGCAAGACTTTTGCAAAGCGACGCCGACAAGGATGCTATCCGCGAAGAAATCGACACCGCCAATCGCATTGGTGTGCGCGGCGTCCCATGTTTCATCATCGATCAGAAATATGCCGTCATGGGTGCACAGTCAGCTTCAGCCCTTGCCGATGCCATTCAGCAGACCGCAGAAGGATTTGAACCGGGTATTTCAGAAGATCGGTAA